The following proteins come from a genomic window of Plectropomus leopardus isolate mb chromosome 11, YSFRI_Pleo_2.0, whole genome shotgun sequence:
- the mapk8ip2 gene encoding C-Jun-amino-terminal kinase-interacting protein 2 isoform X1, which produces MADRAEMFSLSTFHSLSPPGCRPSHDISLEEFDDEDLSEITDDCGIGLNYDSDPYEKQRDSLILEKSDMHHPVCSFQDDFQEFEMIDDEDDDDDDEEEEDEEVDPDAPPSPSASPPPSPTLGTLKSRPTTLNLTTAVSQDSLNNNSSLSPKKGSWQDSLRKTSQGRLSPTHSCLEDGSHVTGQCPTSPVSQAPGSQSKGTPPKQTGEGGNPQSPHRPLLCDMEGNRRERPEYGSFGQHKSHSCSGDEPQADSSIQTTRVPSVDEHSQCSDTEVDHDLNSDHNHKHSNRRATDTYTITSESGLEPENDLDPDATSRCLSSTAPMGANDGADTPLSDEELEKDFEVEFMCKETYDMVCKENQSSYVEFPSIEPASFSSYVSSSRSDILDQSNSSDGAVSTLEGAANDSTSPSSDPGIADMNQQGYMTSDQDKDLSSPGSDSDIEGELEAAFACGGPVVSNMISSISETELDLTSDDSSSGRSSHLTNSIEEASSPTSDQELDPDTELEQDSGIVGLKASLLLGQPDPIKEGSPLPSPSPLPSPTIATPSPVDSPILPPESYNDEQALMGLQNVDDELSFEHQADPDETLPPAQQCEDSLSRQMVLQIEPDHSLESFKRSFYLPVGPRLMPSADEYDGTSEGDSESESEDELSENSDSPWLLSNLVNRMISEGSYPISCPEECFKRKVSVSDTISPSSDIGEGDGFNDEDQEKKAETEGSKDEEKGSEGHRKNMMVTGDRRKTVESSEEGPCLYMNNPTGDIITPLILERSANSGRGTTEFSSLYTTKDSEKYFTDKPSKNTRRQEEDEEPNNDLTMLDGRRDLDSPSLSESVVSDKDEGRETEPRPTSRSSASLERITEVKHSLTLDIPTAQTNRCFSLTYSTDNDEEEDDGDSYPYLGGLRKHSFRGSDLELDSSPPIDASVQDHSLSDHDLPLCDKDLALRQPNEDDGLAYDSMKYTLVVDENTTLELVSLRRCTSVLSDDSELSTLCDEEPLGTGEEGYGRDDGEVRPELLSSSEDSSPEADLPFSKKFLNVFVNSTSRSSSTESFGLFSCTINGEERDQTHRAVYRFIPRHADELELDVDDPLYVEEEEDDYWYRGYNMRTGERGIFPAFYAHEVIGQSKELLGMKRNPAWIETFNVQFLGSVEVPYHQGNGILCAAMQKIAISRKRTVHVRPPSLCELEISLQGVKLIMSLEDEYDTLDEYDRCSHFFQMKNISFCGCHPRNNCYFGFITKHPMLNRFACHVFVSQESMRPVAECVGRAFQEYYQEHLEYACPTEDIYLE; this is translated from the exons GCCATCCCACGACATCAGCCTTGAGGAGTTTGATGATGAAGATCTCTCTGAAATCACAGATGACTGTGGTATTGGACTCAACTATGACTCTGATCCATATGAGAAG CAGAGG GATTCCCTCATACTGGAGAAGAGTGACATGCACCATCCAGTCTGCTCCTTCCAGGATGACTTCCAAGAGTTTGAGATGATTGATGacgaagatgatgatgatgacgacgaagaggaagaagatgaggaGGTTGACCCGGATGCACCCCCGTCCCCCTCTGCCTCCCCTCCACCGTCTCCTACTCTTGGCACTCTGAAGAGCCGACCCACCACACTGAACCTCACCACTGCTGTGTCACAG GATTCATTGAATAACAACAGCAGTCTGTCCCCAAAGAAAGGAAGCTGGCAGGACTCTTTACGCAAGACCTCACAGG GTCGTCTGTCTCCAACCCACTCATGTCTGGAGGATGGTAGCCATGTGACTGGCCAGTGCCCAACCTCTCCAGTTTCCCAGGCACCAGGGTCTCAGAGCAAAGGTACTCCACCAAAACAGACAGGGGAGGGCGGGAACCCCCAATCTCCTCACAGGCCCCTCCTCTGCGACATGGAGGGCAACAGGCGGGAGAGGCCCGAATACG GCTCATTTGGTCAACACAAGTCCCACTCTTGCTCTGGCGATGAGCCACAGGCAGACTCTTCAATCCAGACAACCAGAGTACCCTCTGTAGATGAACACTCCCAGTGTTCGGACACAGAGGTGGACCACGACCTTAACAGCGACCACAACCACAAACACTCAAACCGGCGTGCCACTGATACTTACACGATCACCAGTGAGTCAGGTTTGGAGCCAGAAAACGACCTCGACCCAGATGCAACCAGTCGCTGTTTGTCATCCACTGCACCCATGGGAGCCAACGACGGTGCTGATACCCCCTTGTCTGATGAGGAGCTGGAGAAGGACTTTGAGGTGGAGTTCATGTGTAAGGAGACCTATGATATGGTGTGTAAGGAGAATCAGTCTTCATACGTGGAATTCCCCTCTATTGAACCCGCCTCCTTCTCTAGCTATGTGTCCTCCAGCCGCTCAGATATTCTTGACCAGTCCAACAGTTCAGATGGAGCAGTTTCCACCCTGGAGGGAGCAGCTAATGACTCCACCTCTCCGTCCTCAGATCCAGGGATAGCAGATATGAACCAGCAGGGTTACATGACCTCAGACCAGGACAAGGACCTCAGCTCTCCAGGCTCTGACTCTGACATTGAAGGGGAGCTGGAGGCAGCGTTTGCCTGCGGAGGTCCAGTGGTCTCCAACATGATCTCCTCTATCTCAGAGACAGAGCTGGACCTGACCAGTGATGACAGCAGCAGCGGGCGCTCATCTCACCTCACCAACTCCATCGAGGAGGCCAGCTCACCCACATCAGACCAGGAACTGGACCCGGATACAGAATTAGAGCAGGACAGCGGCATTGTGGGACTGAAAGCGTCTTTACTACTGGGCCAACCTGATCCAATCAAAGAAGGGtctcctcttccctctcctTCCCCTCTACCCTCACCAACTATTGCTACACCATCCCCTGTTGACTCACCCATCCTACCTCCTGAATCCTACAATGACGAGCAAGCTCTGATGGGGCTGCAGAATGTGGATGATGAGCTGTCTTTCGAGCACCAGGCAGACCCTGACGAGACTTTGCCTCCAGCGCAACAATGTGAAGACAGCCTCTCCAGACAGATGGTGCTGCAGATAGAACCAGATCACAGTCTAGAGAGCTTCAAACGCTCCTTCTACCTGCCAGTCGGACCCAGGCTAATGCCCAGTGCAGATGAATATGATGGAACCAGTGAGGGAGATTCAGAATCAGAGAGCGAAGACGAGCTGAGCGAGAACTCAGACTCCCCGTGGCTGCTCAGCAACCTGGTCAACAGGATGATCTCAGAGGGCTCGTACCCAATCAGTTGTCCTGAGGAATGCTTCAAGAGGAAGGTGTCTGTGTCAGACACCATCTCACCATCCTCAGACATCGGAGAGGGAGATGGTTTCAACGATGAAGaccaagaaaagaaagcagagacGGAGGGATCAAAGGATGAAGAGAAGGGAAGTGAAGGGCACAGAAAGAATATGATGGtgacaggagacaggaggaagACTGTGGAGTCTTCAGAAGAAGGTCCCTGTCTGTATATGAACAACCCTACTGGTGATATCATAACCCCTCTGATCTTGGAGCGCAGTGCAAACAGCGGGAGGGGAACCACAGAGTTCAGCTCCTTGTATACCACTAAAGACTCTGAGAAGTACTTCACAGACAAACCATCTAAGAACACCAGGAGacaggaggaagatgaagagcCCAATAATGACTTGACGATGCTGGATGGGAGGAGGGATCTGGACTCGCCAAGCCTCAGTGAGAGTGTGGTCAGTGACAAGGATGAAGGACGAGAGACCGAGCCCAGGCCAACGAGCCGTTCCTCGGCCTCTCTTGAGCGCATCACTGAGGTTAAACACAGCCTGACACTGGACATACCCACCGCCCAGACTAACCGCTGCTTCAGCCTCACCTACTCCACAGACAATGACGAAGAGGAGGACGATGGAGACTCGTACCCATACCTGGGTGGCTTGAGGAAGCACTCCTTCAGGGGTAGTGACTTAGAGCTGGACAGTTCACCACCCATTGATGCCAGTGTGCAAGACCATTCCTTATCTGACCATGACCTCCCACTGTGTGACAAAGACCTGGCTCTGAGGCAGCCGAATGAAGATGATGGACTGGCCTATGACTCCATGAAGTACACGCTAGTGGTGGACGAAAATACTACGCTGGAACTAGTCAGCCTCAGAAG GTGCACCTCTGTTCTGAGTGATGACAGTGAGCTCTCCACGCTTTGTGATGAGGAGCCTTTGGGGACGGGGGAGGAGGGCTATGGTCGTGATGATGGTGAGGTGAGGCCAGAACTTCTCAGTTCTTCTGAAGACTCCTCCCCTGAGGCTGATCTCCCATTCTCCAAGAAGTTCCTCAATGTGTTCGTCAACAGCACCTCCCGCTCCTCCA GCACAGAGTCTTTTGGACTTTTCTCCTGTACCATCAATGGAGAGGAGAGGGACCAGACACACAGGGCAGTTTACAG gTTCATTCCCAGACATGCAGATGAGCTGGAGCTGGATGTGGACGACCCTTTGTAtgtggaggaagaagaggatgaCTACTGGTACAGGGGCTATAACATGCGGACTGGCGAGAGAGGCATCTTCCCTGCCTTCTATGCCCATGAGGTCATTGGTCAATCTAAGGAGTTATTGG GAATGAAAAGAAATCCAGCATGGATTGAGACTTTCAACGTTCAGTTTTTGGGGTCTGTTGAGGTACCTTATCACCAAGGCAACGGCATTCTCTGTGCCGCCATGCAGAAG aTTGCGATATCGAGGAAACGGACGGTACATGTGCGACCTCCTTCTCTGTGTGAGCTGGAGATCAGCTTGCAAGGAGTGAAACTGATCATGAGCCTGGAGGATGAATATGACACCCTTGATGAG TATGACAGATGTAGTCACTTCTTCCAGATGAAGAACATCTCGTTCTGTGGATGCCATCCGAGGAACAACTG tTACTTTGGCTTCATTACTAAGCACCCAATGCTGAACAGATTCGCTTGCCATGTGTTTGTATCCCAGGAGTCCATGAGACCTGTAGCAGAGTGTGTCGG ACGAGCCTTCCAGGAGTACTACCAGGAACATCTGGAGTACGCCTGCCCCACTGAGGACATCTACCTGGAGTAA
- the mapk8ip2 gene encoding C-Jun-amino-terminal kinase-interacting protein 2 isoform X3 has protein sequence MADRAEMFSLSTFHSLSPPGCRPSHDISLEEFDDEDLSEITDDCGIGLNYDSDPYEKQRDSLILEKSDMHHPVCSFQDDFQEFEMIDDEDDDDDDEEEEDEEVDPDAPPSPSASPPPSPTLGTLKSRPTTLNLTTAVSQDSLNNNSSLSPKKGSWQDSLRKTSQGRLSPTHSCLEDGSHVTGQCPTSPVSQAPGSQSKGSFGQHKSHSCSGDEPQADSSIQTTRVPSVDEHSQCSDTEVDHDLNSDHNHKHSNRRATDTYTITSESGLEPENDLDPDATSRCLSSTAPMGANDGADTPLSDEELEKDFEVEFMCKETYDMVCKENQSSYVEFPSIEPASFSSYVSSSRSDILDQSNSSDGAVSTLEGAANDSTSPSSDPGIADMNQQGYMTSDQDKDLSSPGSDSDIEGELEAAFACGGPVVSNMISSISETELDLTSDDSSSGRSSHLTNSIEEASSPTSDQELDPDTELEQDSGIVGLKASLLLGQPDPIKEGSPLPSPSPLPSPTIATPSPVDSPILPPESYNDEQALMGLQNVDDELSFEHQADPDETLPPAQQCEDSLSRQMVLQIEPDHSLESFKRSFYLPVGPRLMPSADEYDGTSEGDSESESEDELSENSDSPWLLSNLVNRMISEGSYPISCPEECFKRKVSVSDTISPSSDIGEGDGFNDEDQEKKAETEGSKDEEKGSEGHRKNMMVTGDRRKTVESSEEGPCLYMNNPTGDIITPLILERSANSGRGTTEFSSLYTTKDSEKYFTDKPSKNTRRQEEDEEPNNDLTMLDGRRDLDSPSLSESVVSDKDEGRETEPRPTSRSSASLERITEVKHSLTLDIPTAQTNRCFSLTYSTDNDEEEDDGDSYPYLGGLRKHSFRGSDLELDSSPPIDASVQDHSLSDHDLPLCDKDLALRQPNEDDGLAYDSMKYTLVVDENTTLELVSLRRCTSVLSDDSELSTLCDEEPLGTGEEGYGRDDGEVRPELLSSSEDSSPEADLPFSKKFLNVFVNSTSRSSSTESFGLFSCTINGEERDQTHRAVYRFIPRHADELELDVDDPLYVEEEEDDYWYRGYNMRTGERGIFPAFYAHEVIGQSKELLGMKRNPAWIETFNVQFLGSVEVPYHQGNGILCAAMQKIAISRKRTVHVRPPSLCELEISLQGVKLIMSLEDEYDTLDEYDRCSHFFQMKNISFCGCHPRNNCYFGFITKHPMLNRFACHVFVSQESMRPVAECVGRAFQEYYQEHLEYACPTEDIYLE, from the exons GCCATCCCACGACATCAGCCTTGAGGAGTTTGATGATGAAGATCTCTCTGAAATCACAGATGACTGTGGTATTGGACTCAACTATGACTCTGATCCATATGAGAAG CAGAGG GATTCCCTCATACTGGAGAAGAGTGACATGCACCATCCAGTCTGCTCCTTCCAGGATGACTTCCAAGAGTTTGAGATGATTGATGacgaagatgatgatgatgacgacgaagaggaagaagatgaggaGGTTGACCCGGATGCACCCCCGTCCCCCTCTGCCTCCCCTCCACCGTCTCCTACTCTTGGCACTCTGAAGAGCCGACCCACCACACTGAACCTCACCACTGCTGTGTCACAG GATTCATTGAATAACAACAGCAGTCTGTCCCCAAAGAAAGGAAGCTGGCAGGACTCTTTACGCAAGACCTCACAGG GTCGTCTGTCTCCAACCCACTCATGTCTGGAGGATGGTAGCCATGTGACTGGCCAGTGCCCAACCTCTCCAGTTTCCCAGGCACCAGGGTCTCAGAGCAAAG GCTCATTTGGTCAACACAAGTCCCACTCTTGCTCTGGCGATGAGCCACAGGCAGACTCTTCAATCCAGACAACCAGAGTACCCTCTGTAGATGAACACTCCCAGTGTTCGGACACAGAGGTGGACCACGACCTTAACAGCGACCACAACCACAAACACTCAAACCGGCGTGCCACTGATACTTACACGATCACCAGTGAGTCAGGTTTGGAGCCAGAAAACGACCTCGACCCAGATGCAACCAGTCGCTGTTTGTCATCCACTGCACCCATGGGAGCCAACGACGGTGCTGATACCCCCTTGTCTGATGAGGAGCTGGAGAAGGACTTTGAGGTGGAGTTCATGTGTAAGGAGACCTATGATATGGTGTGTAAGGAGAATCAGTCTTCATACGTGGAATTCCCCTCTATTGAACCCGCCTCCTTCTCTAGCTATGTGTCCTCCAGCCGCTCAGATATTCTTGACCAGTCCAACAGTTCAGATGGAGCAGTTTCCACCCTGGAGGGAGCAGCTAATGACTCCACCTCTCCGTCCTCAGATCCAGGGATAGCAGATATGAACCAGCAGGGTTACATGACCTCAGACCAGGACAAGGACCTCAGCTCTCCAGGCTCTGACTCTGACATTGAAGGGGAGCTGGAGGCAGCGTTTGCCTGCGGAGGTCCAGTGGTCTCCAACATGATCTCCTCTATCTCAGAGACAGAGCTGGACCTGACCAGTGATGACAGCAGCAGCGGGCGCTCATCTCACCTCACCAACTCCATCGAGGAGGCCAGCTCACCCACATCAGACCAGGAACTGGACCCGGATACAGAATTAGAGCAGGACAGCGGCATTGTGGGACTGAAAGCGTCTTTACTACTGGGCCAACCTGATCCAATCAAAGAAGGGtctcctcttccctctcctTCCCCTCTACCCTCACCAACTATTGCTACACCATCCCCTGTTGACTCACCCATCCTACCTCCTGAATCCTACAATGACGAGCAAGCTCTGATGGGGCTGCAGAATGTGGATGATGAGCTGTCTTTCGAGCACCAGGCAGACCCTGACGAGACTTTGCCTCCAGCGCAACAATGTGAAGACAGCCTCTCCAGACAGATGGTGCTGCAGATAGAACCAGATCACAGTCTAGAGAGCTTCAAACGCTCCTTCTACCTGCCAGTCGGACCCAGGCTAATGCCCAGTGCAGATGAATATGATGGAACCAGTGAGGGAGATTCAGAATCAGAGAGCGAAGACGAGCTGAGCGAGAACTCAGACTCCCCGTGGCTGCTCAGCAACCTGGTCAACAGGATGATCTCAGAGGGCTCGTACCCAATCAGTTGTCCTGAGGAATGCTTCAAGAGGAAGGTGTCTGTGTCAGACACCATCTCACCATCCTCAGACATCGGAGAGGGAGATGGTTTCAACGATGAAGaccaagaaaagaaagcagagacGGAGGGATCAAAGGATGAAGAGAAGGGAAGTGAAGGGCACAGAAAGAATATGATGGtgacaggagacaggaggaagACTGTGGAGTCTTCAGAAGAAGGTCCCTGTCTGTATATGAACAACCCTACTGGTGATATCATAACCCCTCTGATCTTGGAGCGCAGTGCAAACAGCGGGAGGGGAACCACAGAGTTCAGCTCCTTGTATACCACTAAAGACTCTGAGAAGTACTTCACAGACAAACCATCTAAGAACACCAGGAGacaggaggaagatgaagagcCCAATAATGACTTGACGATGCTGGATGGGAGGAGGGATCTGGACTCGCCAAGCCTCAGTGAGAGTGTGGTCAGTGACAAGGATGAAGGACGAGAGACCGAGCCCAGGCCAACGAGCCGTTCCTCGGCCTCTCTTGAGCGCATCACTGAGGTTAAACACAGCCTGACACTGGACATACCCACCGCCCAGACTAACCGCTGCTTCAGCCTCACCTACTCCACAGACAATGACGAAGAGGAGGACGATGGAGACTCGTACCCATACCTGGGTGGCTTGAGGAAGCACTCCTTCAGGGGTAGTGACTTAGAGCTGGACAGTTCACCACCCATTGATGCCAGTGTGCAAGACCATTCCTTATCTGACCATGACCTCCCACTGTGTGACAAAGACCTGGCTCTGAGGCAGCCGAATGAAGATGATGGACTGGCCTATGACTCCATGAAGTACACGCTAGTGGTGGACGAAAATACTACGCTGGAACTAGTCAGCCTCAGAAG GTGCACCTCTGTTCTGAGTGATGACAGTGAGCTCTCCACGCTTTGTGATGAGGAGCCTTTGGGGACGGGGGAGGAGGGCTATGGTCGTGATGATGGTGAGGTGAGGCCAGAACTTCTCAGTTCTTCTGAAGACTCCTCCCCTGAGGCTGATCTCCCATTCTCCAAGAAGTTCCTCAATGTGTTCGTCAACAGCACCTCCCGCTCCTCCA GCACAGAGTCTTTTGGACTTTTCTCCTGTACCATCAATGGAGAGGAGAGGGACCAGACACACAGGGCAGTTTACAG gTTCATTCCCAGACATGCAGATGAGCTGGAGCTGGATGTGGACGACCCTTTGTAtgtggaggaagaagaggatgaCTACTGGTACAGGGGCTATAACATGCGGACTGGCGAGAGAGGCATCTTCCCTGCCTTCTATGCCCATGAGGTCATTGGTCAATCTAAGGAGTTATTGG GAATGAAAAGAAATCCAGCATGGATTGAGACTTTCAACGTTCAGTTTTTGGGGTCTGTTGAGGTACCTTATCACCAAGGCAACGGCATTCTCTGTGCCGCCATGCAGAAG aTTGCGATATCGAGGAAACGGACGGTACATGTGCGACCTCCTTCTCTGTGTGAGCTGGAGATCAGCTTGCAAGGAGTGAAACTGATCATGAGCCTGGAGGATGAATATGACACCCTTGATGAG TATGACAGATGTAGTCACTTCTTCCAGATGAAGAACATCTCGTTCTGTGGATGCCATCCGAGGAACAACTG tTACTTTGGCTTCATTACTAAGCACCCAATGCTGAACAGATTCGCTTGCCATGTGTTTGTATCCCAGGAGTCCATGAGACCTGTAGCAGAGTGTGTCGG ACGAGCCTTCCAGGAGTACTACCAGGAACATCTGGAGTACGCCTGCCCCACTGAGGACATCTACCTGGAGTAA